A single genomic interval of Chryseobacterium paludis harbors:
- a CDS encoding TIGR02391 family protein encodes MSEDKLFMKFEANTIQHLGVKMYSTMPPALAELIANAYDACATEVYIKLYDRGEKKVIVQDDGTGMSFDEVNNYFLRIGRNRREEKQESQCGRIPTGKKGLGKLALFGIGDKIMIVTSQEKETVRFDLNWNEILDTTGKDYEPSFERFENSDNENGTIITLNDLRRKTGFPIEDYADNIAKLFNFPDDFVIYISLNDETPIRIDNKTKYQNIDDEFQWDFQGIVDVNEKEYKEKKEIKGSIITTEKPLKPNLRGITLFANGRMVNMPEFFGPSESSHFYSYATGWLNVDFIDNWEEDVISTNRQSIDWENSKTSELREYLASCLSIIERKWRELRKEKKQNAISEKVSLNVGQWIERLPENVQSQVEGIVNLLDDTPELSEDTQQRAIHLIHNLVPEYANLHWRYLHPEIRKAAEADYIKNDFYRAFIEAVKRYINLVRTKSKSTNTSDNGMMGSEFGLGKVLQVAAKFNKPDGSKFDSDTYKCIEEGQKYLSMGIVSGARNPISHEEIRDLRDSQLFTEKDCLDMLSLLSHLFKRLEDADPAP; translated from the coding sequence ATGAGTGAAGATAAATTATTTATGAAATTTGAGGCTAATACTATTCAGCATCTTGGTGTTAAAATGTATTCAACAATGCCTCCAGCTTTGGCAGAATTAATTGCAAATGCATATGATGCTTGTGCAACTGAGGTTTATATAAAATTATATGATAGGGGAGAAAAAAAAGTCATTGTACAAGATGATGGTACTGGAATGTCTTTTGATGAGGTAAACAATTATTTCCTTAGAATAGGACGAAATAGACGAGAAGAAAAACAAGAATCTCAGTGTGGAAGAATTCCAACTGGAAAAAAAGGTCTCGGTAAGTTAGCACTTTTTGGTATTGGTGATAAAATAATGATAGTTACTTCACAAGAAAAAGAAACTGTAAGATTCGATCTTAATTGGAATGAAATATTAGATACAACAGGTAAAGATTATGAACCTTCTTTTGAAAGATTTGAGAATTCAGATAATGAGAACGGAACAATAATTACTTTAAACGATTTAAGGAGAAAAACGGGCTTTCCAATTGAAGATTATGCTGATAATATAGCTAAATTATTTAATTTTCCAGATGACTTTGTAATATATATATCACTAAACGATGAGACGCCAATTAGAATAGATAATAAAACAAAATATCAGAATATTGATGATGAATTCCAGTGGGACTTTCAGGGTATTGTGGATGTTAATGAAAAAGAATACAAAGAAAAAAAGGAAATAAAAGGTTCAATCATCACTACTGAAAAACCTTTAAAACCAAATCTACGTGGTATAACACTTTTTGCAAATGGTAGAATGGTTAATATGCCTGAGTTTTTCGGCCCATCAGAATCAAGCCACTTTTACTCATATGCAACGGGATGGTTAAATGTAGACTTTATTGATAATTGGGAAGAAGATGTGATTTCAACCAATAGACAATCTATAGATTGGGAAAACTCAAAAACATCTGAGTTACGTGAATACTTGGCTTCTTGCTTATCAATAATTGAAAGGAAGTGGCGTGAGTTACGCAAAGAGAAAAAGCAAAATGCGATTAGTGAAAAAGTTAGCCTGAATGTAGGACAATGGATTGAGAGATTACCTGAGAATGTACAGAGTCAAGTAGAAGGTATAGTTAATCTATTAGATGATACTCCAGAATTATCAGAAGATACTCAACAAAGAGCTATTCATTTAATACACAATCTTGTCCCAGAATATGCAAATTTGCACTGGAGATATCTTCATCCTGAAATTAGAAAGGCAGCGGAAGCAGATTATATAAAAAATGATTTTTATAGGGCATTTATTGAAGCGGTCAAAAGGTATATAAATTTAGTAAGAACAAAGTCAAAAAGTACAAACACATCTGATAATGGTATGATGGGTTCTGAATTTGGTTTAGGAAAAGTATTACAAGTAGCTGCTAAATTTAACAAACCCGATGGTTCTAAATTTGATTCAGATACTTACAAATGTATTGAAGAGGGGCAAAAATATTTATCTATGGGAATTGTAAGTGGTGCTAGAAATCCTATCTCTCATGAAGAAATTAGAGATTTACGAGACTCACAGCTTTTTACAGAAAAGGATTGCTTAGACATGCTTAGTTTGCTATCTCACCTATTTAAAAGATTGGAAGATGCCGATCCTGCTCCCTGA
- a CDS encoding MarR family winged helix-turn-helix transcriptional regulator yields MARPEQTIFYSIEESIKSYRQFAQKRINDKGFDITIDQGLILSIIHDNPGISQKEIAARAFKDHASVTRIIELLVKRNFLKRDSFEEDRRRFNLNVTEEGKTILTEVQPIVDINRKTAVEGISEEEIELLRKLVNKITANCRS; encoded by the coding sequence ATGGCCAGACCGGAACAAACCATTTTTTATAGCATTGAAGAATCCATTAAATCCTATCGTCAGTTTGCCCAGAAGCGAATTAATGATAAAGGGTTTGATATTACGATTGATCAGGGACTGATCTTAAGTATCATTCACGACAATCCCGGAATATCCCAAAAGGAAATTGCTGCCAGGGCTTTTAAAGATCATGCTTCAGTGACACGTATTATTGAACTTTTAGTGAAAAGGAATTTTTTGAAAAGAGACTCTTTTGAAGAGGATAGACGGAGATTTAACCTCAACGTTACGGAAGAGGGGAAAACTATTTTAACCGAGGTTCAGCCAATCGTTGATATCAACAGAAAAACGGCTGTTGAAGGGATTTCTGAAGAAGAGATTGAGCTGCTGAGAAAACTGGTCAATAAGATTACCGCTAACTGCAGAAGCTGA
- a CDS encoding S9 family peptidase: MKVCCKYFILKISLMLLFLTSFADAQISDTITSRGRYESYLNFRSLIRDMYVSPHWYADGNRFWFAAGAPENTIIYEVDPKQKTKRVFFDRDRLMKVLRPLLEKEPETKGIPFSDFTFLEDKNAADFFVENKKFRLSLKDYKIVQIEGKEEVKLPPSSILSPDKQWFVTIKDNNIELVDPLTQQTRQLTFDGKDDYPWTITDGCWSKDGKKIFVKRLDGRKVHHLPVVDYSKPEEKVKYSVYAKAGGVIETPELYVLDVTSGKAVKIEVGSNAQQYAFPIGWRQDNSEVLFMRMDRLGRKLELLAANPDTGTSRVILLEENKTFVAGLDFLTETWNRQVTLLKNNNSFIWLSERDGWRHLYLYDMNGKLIRRLTSGDFPVTGVIRVDEAKDWVYFTANAEKNLYSTNIYRVDLKGKNFKKLTSAEGTHTYSRFSPSGQYFLDFYSSMKQPQSVELRTTDGKFVQHLKTADISRLQKIGFHAPESFIAKADDGTTDLYGIMYKPYDFDPTKKYPVIEFIYAGPFVNVVPYRFGPTTGLSNRAQALAQLGYITIVIDTRGTVERSKAFQDAIYGKIGQYEIADRVAVFRQLGEKYPFMDMKRVGIYGHSWGGYFAIRAMLAAPDLYKVGIASAPGELTEGAEIMEPYMDLPENNKEGYEFGTNTNQADRLKGKLLFIHGTSDINAPLSTTIRMIDALTKAGKRYDLILLPGEDHFIEGERYVNDAVRRYFEENLKNLQN, encoded by the coding sequence ATGAAAGTTTGTTGTAAATATTTCATTTTGAAAATCAGCCTGATGCTGCTCTTTCTGACCTCTTTTGCAGATGCACAGATCAGCGATACCATAACCAGTCGGGGACGATACGAAAGCTATCTGAATTTCCGGAGTCTTATTCGGGATATGTATGTCAGTCCCCATTGGTACGCCGATGGAAACCGTTTTTGGTTTGCGGCAGGAGCTCCTGAAAACACCATAATCTATGAGGTAGACCCAAAGCAAAAAACAAAACGTGTATTTTTTGATAGAGATCGTTTAATGAAAGTGTTAAGGCCGTTGCTTGAGAAAGAGCCGGAGACTAAGGGCATTCCATTCAGTGATTTTACTTTTTTAGAAGATAAAAATGCTGCAGACTTTTTTGTTGAGAATAAAAAGTTCCGGTTAAGTTTAAAAGATTATAAGATCGTTCAGATAGAAGGAAAGGAGGAAGTTAAATTACCACCTTCAAGTATTCTTTCTCCGGATAAACAGTGGTTCGTTACCATAAAAGATAACAATATAGAGCTGGTTGATCCTCTTACCCAACAAACCAGGCAACTTACTTTTGATGGGAAAGATGATTATCCCTGGACGATCACAGATGGATGTTGGTCGAAGGATGGAAAAAAGATTTTTGTAAAAAGACTTGATGGCAGGAAAGTTCATCATCTGCCTGTGGTAGATTATTCAAAACCTGAAGAGAAAGTAAAGTATTCAGTCTACGCTAAAGCCGGAGGTGTTATTGAGACTCCTGAGTTGTATGTATTGGATGTGACTTCCGGGAAAGCAGTCAAAATAGAGGTAGGTTCCAACGCACAACAATATGCATTCCCGATAGGATGGAGACAGGATAATTCAGAAGTGCTTTTTATGCGCATGGATCGTCTTGGGAGAAAACTTGAACTGCTGGCTGCCAATCCCGATACCGGAACGAGCCGGGTGATCCTATTGGAAGAAAACAAAACCTTTGTTGCCGGATTGGATTTTTTAACGGAAACCTGGAACCGACAGGTTACCCTATTAAAGAATAACAATTCCTTTATCTGGCTTTCTGAAAGAGACGGATGGCGACACCTGTATCTTTACGATATGAATGGAAAGCTGATCCGGAGGCTGACTTCCGGAGATTTTCCTGTTACAGGGGTTATTCGGGTAGATGAGGCTAAAGATTGGGTTTATTTCACGGCCAACGCAGAAAAAAATCTCTATTCAACGAATATATACCGGGTCGATCTGAAAGGAAAGAACTTTAAAAAATTGACCTCAGCGGAAGGAACGCATACCTATTCCCGGTTTTCACCATCCGGTCAATATTTTTTAGATTTCTATTCCAGTATGAAGCAGCCTCAATCGGTTGAGCTGCGAACCACTGATGGAAAATTTGTACAGCACCTGAAAACCGCAGATATCAGCCGATTGCAAAAAATTGGATTTCATGCTCCTGAAAGTTTTATTGCCAAAGCGGATGATGGGACGACTGACCTGTACGGAATCATGTACAAACCCTATGATTTCGATCCTACAAAAAAATATCCGGTGATCGAGTTTATATATGCCGGACCATTTGTCAATGTGGTGCCTTATAGATTCGGACCCACTACAGGACTTTCCAACCGGGCACAGGCATTGGCACAGTTAGGCTATATTACGATCGTAATAGATACACGAGGAACCGTTGAAAGGAGTAAAGCTTTCCAGGATGCCATTTATGGAAAAATTGGTCAATATGAAATCGCAGATCGTGTGGCTGTATTTAGACAGCTTGGAGAAAAATACCCGTTTATGGATATGAAGCGGGTCGGTATTTATGGACATTCCTGGGGTGGTTATTTCGCGATTCGTGCGATGCTGGCAGCTCCTGATCTATACAAAGTAGGAATTGCATCAGCGCCCGGAGAATTAACGGAAGGAGCCGAAATTATGGAACCGTATATGGACTTACCTGAAAACAATAAGGAGGGTTATGAATTTGGAACCAATACCAATCAGGCAGATCGTCTGAAAGGGAAATTACTTTTTATTCATGGGACAAGTGATATCAATGCACCGCTTTCAACAACCATACGGATGATCGATGCACTGACCAAAGCAGGAAAAAGATATGACCTCATCTTACTTCCGGGAGAAGATCATTTTATTGAAGGTGAGCGCTATGTAAACGATGCGGTAAGAAGATATTTTGAGGAGAATCTAAAGAATTTACAAAACTAA
- a CDS encoding helix-turn-helix domain-containing protein has protein sequence MEKLRSLRKKRGYTQEYMSNILSTDVSNYCRKENGDVKIFDDEWEKLAKALDVPVEDIKEEKQSNAVINNDNSTFNDEASASINFNNNYYNVPNQIMDNLQDYIKILKEQVEALKQEVEKLKSEK, from the coding sequence ATGGAAAAGCTAAGAAGTCTAAGAAAGAAAAGAGGATACACTCAGGAATATATGTCCAACATCCTGTCAACGGATGTTTCTAATTATTGCAGAAAAGAAAATGGAGATGTCAAAATATTTGATGATGAGTGGGAAAAATTAGCTAAAGCTTTAGATGTTCCAGTGGAAGATATTAAAGAAGAAAAACAATCTAATGCAGTAATAAATAATGATAATTCAACTTTTAATGATGAAGCTTCTGCAAGTATAAACTTTAATAATAATTATTATAATGTTCCAAATCAGATAATGGATAATCTACAGGATTATATTAAAATCCTGAAAGAACAAGTTGAAGCTTTGAAACAGGAAGTTGAGAAACTAAAATCAGAAAAATAA
- a CDS encoding restriction endonuclease, giving the protein MKKWREYERLVSVLTLEEYGEEYTVIPNARIRGFISQRKRQIDVLVDYRFDSDLERRIIFDAKDRKRPIDIKEIESFEGLMKDVGAKIGFIICSNGFTKSALRRSQEHITIRLVPYNEIEAINIKSWDICRDYFCNEGLVLWDLTPGIIIDGIVYVQATGKCDTCGKFHIWCWSCGNRLCIEYESELQCACEGPWFWLTSIEDDHDESGEFYKSHYLLLVLGNGQYYTMDRRPI; this is encoded by the coding sequence ATGAAGAAATGGAGAGAATATGAAAGGCTAGTAAGCGTACTGACGTTAGAAGAATATGGAGAAGAGTACACGGTTATTCCAAACGCTAGGATTAGAGGTTTTATAAGCCAACGAAAAAGACAAATAGATGTTCTTGTAGATTATCGTTTTGATTCTGATTTGGAGAGACGTATTATTTTTGATGCTAAAGACAGAAAAAGACCGATTGACATAAAAGAAATCGAATCCTTCGAAGGTTTGATGAAAGACGTCGGCGCAAAAATTGGTTTTATTATTTGCTCAAATGGATTTACTAAGTCAGCATTGAGAAGATCACAGGAACATATTACAATTAGATTAGTACCATACAATGAAATTGAAGCTATAAATATTAAGTCTTGGGACATATGCAGAGATTATTTTTGTAATGAAGGATTGGTACTATGGGATTTAACACCAGGTATTATTATTGATGGGATTGTATATGTCCAAGCTACTGGAAAGTGTGATACGTGTGGTAAATTTCATATTTGGTGTTGGTCATGTGGTAATAGACTTTGCATTGAATACGAGTCGGAATTACAATGTGCTTGTGAAGGACCCTGGTTTTGGCTAACTAGCATTGAAGATGATCACGACGAGAGTGGTGAATTTTATAAATCTCATTATTTGCTATTAGTTTTAGGAAATGGACAATATTATACTATGGATAGAAGACCTATTTAA
- a CDS encoding T9SS type A sorting domain-containing protein — MKTSLLSMKSGVAAAMLFLTGIANAQVWQTTGNPGITPANYVGTVDGRALYLRTNGASSDPNQALLNEAGSFIVETTNNTNVSKAKGSIVVGISNVLGAQAASSFVSGWANNLSNAGGANVIGGQENVVTNNAGKSVALGWKNTIRNANQFALGVGIDLTEVYSGGFGIDLIATGNRSFVIGAGTGGAKLTNNVPFSIMLGMSANSTMLIKDQSVGVRTNAPTANFHTVGTVRHQDLPVGSGRALVVDPNGNVMVSNTALNKMGASDETIQKLEDRITTLENTVEELKQLLLNKNSITDVSLSDVPTLGQNVPNPTKNETSIRYYLPKDVKTASLEIYSISGQLVKSVPLREKGNGTIRLSGSDLQSGTYVYKMTADGKVTDAKKLIMQD; from the coding sequence ATGAAAACATCACTATTAAGCATGAAAAGTGGCGTAGCAGCAGCTATGTTATTTTTAACGGGAATTGCCAATGCTCAAGTTTGGCAAACCACCGGAAATCCGGGGATTACACCTGCTAATTATGTTGGTACCGTAGACGGAAGAGCTCTTTATCTAAGGACCAATGGAGCATCCTCTGACCCTAACCAGGCGCTCCTGAACGAAGCAGGTTCTTTTATCGTGGAAACAACCAACAACACTAATGTTTCGAAAGCAAAAGGAAGTATTGTTGTAGGAATCTCTAATGTATTAGGAGCACAAGCTGCCAGTTCATTTGTTAGCGGATGGGCAAATAATCTTAGTAATGCAGGTGGGGCTAATGTTATAGGAGGCCAGGAAAATGTAGTAACCAACAACGCTGGAAAATCAGTTGCATTAGGATGGAAAAATACCATTAGAAATGCCAATCAGTTTGCACTGGGTGTTGGAATTGATCTTACAGAAGTATATTCCGGAGGATTTGGAATTGATCTGATAGCGACCGGAAACCGGTCTTTTGTAATCGGAGCAGGGACTGGCGGAGCTAAATTAACGAACAACGTTCCATTCTCGATTATGCTGGGAATGTCAGCCAACTCAACCATGCTGATCAAAGACCAGAGTGTTGGTGTTCGTACGAATGCGCCTACTGCTAATTTTCATACGGTTGGAACAGTTCGTCACCAGGATCTTCCTGTTGGGAGTGGACGTGCTTTAGTGGTAGATCCTAATGGAAATGTTATGGTATCCAATACGGCATTAAACAAAATGGGTGCTTCGGATGAAACGATCCAGAAATTAGAAGACCGCATTACAACTCTTGAAAATACCGTAGAAGAGCTCAAGCAACTTCTATTGAATAAAAACTCAATAACCGATGTTTCTTTGTCCGATGTTCCGACCTTGGGGCAGAATGTTCCGAATCCGACAAAAAATGAAACAAGCATTCGTTATTATCTTCCAAAAGATGTAAAAACGGCATCGCTTGAAATTTATAGCATCTCGGGTCAGTTGGTGAAATCAGTTCCACTTCGTGAAAAGGGAAATGGCACGATCAGACTTTCAGGCTCTGACCTTCAGTCTGGCACTTATGTATACAAAATGACTGCAGATGGAAAAGTAACCGATGCTAAAAAATTGATCATGCAGGATTAA
- a CDS encoding HNH endonuclease has product MSKEETSKNNRNYWVFKTIVENTDRSFQTIDSYGDKLEEYYNYDSLVPNSKQIKAGDVAIMTDKKKILGFVIIDHVNSQSGTKIVRRCPVCPSTTIDARKIRLPKYRCNKGHEFERPVEEIRNVEKYTAIFNTFIPCRTQDNSLKQLRPFYISGYNQNMSMQRLAPDILDFINQIEIKLLNVSSTLSPEEAYLRENENSYLNNEKDEREITLRAIKLRRGQQDFRDKLLKRYNNTCIVTGCKITAILEAAHINPYRGEKDNHPENGLLLRADIHTLFDLNLIGVDPHTLTITVSNTLLNTEYEIFKNKKIIIGKETPSKNALFSRWNLSHH; this is encoded by the coding sequence ATGTCAAAAGAAGAAACATCTAAAAATAACAGAAACTATTGGGTATTTAAAACAATAGTAGAAAATACAGATCGTTCTTTTCAAACCATTGACAGCTATGGGGACAAATTAGAGGAATATTATAATTATGATAGCTTAGTCCCTAACTCAAAACAAATTAAAGCTGGTGATGTAGCCATCATGACAGACAAAAAAAAGATCTTAGGTTTCGTAATCATTGATCACGTAAATAGCCAATCAGGCACAAAAATTGTCAGACGATGTCCAGTATGCCCAAGTACAACAATAGATGCGCGCAAAATCAGACTACCAAAATATCGTTGTAATAAGGGACATGAGTTTGAGCGTCCAGTTGAGGAAATAAGAAATGTTGAAAAATATACCGCAATATTTAATACTTTTATTCCTTGTAGAACCCAAGATAATAGTCTTAAACAACTTCGTCCTTTTTACATTAGTGGATATAATCAAAATATGTCTATGCAACGATTAGCTCCTGACATCCTAGATTTTATTAATCAGATAGAAATCAAACTATTAAATGTAAGTTCAACTTTATCCCCCGAAGAGGCGTATTTAAGAGAAAATGAAAATTCTTATTTAAATAATGAAAAGGATGAGAGAGAAATTACTTTACGCGCTATAAAACTTCGCAGAGGGCAGCAAGATTTCAGAGATAAGCTACTTAAAAGATATAACAATACTTGTATAGTAACCGGTTGCAAAATAACTGCTATTCTAGAAGCAGCACACATCAATCCTTATCGCGGAGAAAAAGATAATCATCCAGAAAATGGTCTTTTACTTAGAGCCGATATACATACGTTATTTGATCTCAACCTAATTGGTGTAGACCCTCACACTCTAACTATTACAGTTTCAAACACTTTATTAAATACAGAATACGAAATATTCAAAAACAAAAAAATAATAATTGGAAAAGAAACACCTTCAAAAAACGCCTTATTTTCTAGATGGAATCTTTCTCACCATTAA
- a CDS encoding very short patch repair endonuclease, which yields MPDIFSSEKRSEIMSKISGKETKPEIMVRKYLFAYGFRFRKNDKRFPGKPDIVLPKYKTIIFINGCFWHGHENCKKSKLPGTRKDFWENKINSNIIRDQQNINDLKSMGWSVIIVWQCKLGKDKEQTLSNLVDQILLDNNGN from the coding sequence ATGCCTGATATATTTTCATCTGAAAAACGTTCTGAGATCATGTCCAAAATTTCTGGGAAAGAAACAAAACCTGAAATTATGGTTAGAAAGTACTTATTTGCGTATGGATTTAGATTTAGAAAGAACGACAAACGATTTCCTGGTAAACCAGATATTGTTCTACCCAAGTACAAAACCATAATTTTTATAAACGGTTGTTTTTGGCATGGGCATGAAAATTGTAAAAAATCAAAATTACCAGGAACTAGAAAGGATTTTTGGGAGAATAAGATAAATAGTAATATTATTAGGGATCAACAAAACATTAATGATTTGAAGTCTATGGGGTGGTCGGTTATAATAGTATGGCAATGTAAACTGGGAAAGGATAAGGAACAAACACTATCAAATTTGGTTGATCAAATACTATTAGATAATAATGGAAATTAG
- a CDS encoding response regulator receiver domain: protein MSSSFFEKSKEIANNYIQNIVFLDDRAYKIKDEAKLSNDFDVARITSLFAKEKKICAVYQPGSERDIEDFKVISSKSDVVVLDWEINFPKIVKPGTENEDDDDEPRGIYTKSIIKSILFEEGQTNKSLKMILVYTGDYAIIKDIVNEIHKEVFDSSELYILDEENLSITSQEFKVLVRSKKVDINNKSNKGLEKHMIDYEYLPKFIIEEFTKMTSGLLPNFALLSLTTLRKNSSKIIGLFSKKLDSAYLSHKALLPNQDDAEELLIELYADTVSDLLFYDKVNNTTKNLIEDWISKNILEEVQEIFDKKGKSYEPAEKFKRSADLLLEILKSSEKNIIKRYKEAFNSKANVSKAKIEDYYEKLSLNNTLLFLNNDDHVKKTEIDHKFSILTHHKSLFIPNNTIPKLTLGTVVRSTLNTNSYYICIQQRCDSVRIAKGSERKFLFIPLSVSVERFDVLTPDNIKLKRNKDSFSIRTIKFICSNDFGVVSAEKDKNTGDYIFQQKYNSSTDEHFTWIFDLKDLHSQRIITQYSSQLSRVGLNDSEWHRMQLS from the coding sequence ATGAGTAGTTCCTTTTTTGAAAAATCTAAAGAAATAGCTAATAATTATATCCAAAATATCGTATTTCTGGATGATAGAGCTTATAAGATTAAAGATGAAGCAAAATTAAGTAATGATTTTGATGTAGCAAGAATTACAAGTCTTTTTGCTAAAGAAAAAAAGATTTGTGCTGTATATCAACCTGGATCGGAAAGAGATATTGAAGATTTTAAAGTAATTTCGAGTAAATCAGATGTAGTTGTATTAGATTGGGAAATAAATTTCCCTAAAATTGTAAAACCTGGAACTGAAAATGAAGATGATGACGATGAACCAAGGGGTATTTATACAAAATCTATTATTAAGTCAATATTATTTGAAGAAGGTCAAACTAATAAATCATTGAAAATGATTTTAGTTTATACTGGTGATTATGCAATTATTAAGGATATTGTTAATGAAATTCATAAGGAAGTGTTTGATTCAAGTGAGCTATATATTTTAGATGAGGAAAACTTATCTATAACATCACAAGAGTTTAAGGTTTTAGTTAGATCAAAAAAAGTTGACATTAATAATAAAAGCAACAAAGGACTTGAAAAACATATGATTGATTATGAATATTTACCTAAATTCATAATTGAAGAGTTTACCAAGATGACATCAGGATTGTTACCAAATTTTGCATTACTTTCTTTAACTACTTTAAGAAAAAATTCAAGTAAGATAATTGGTCTTTTCTCAAAAAAGCTAGATAGTGCTTATTTAAGTCACAAAGCTTTATTGCCAAACCAAGATGATGCTGAGGAATTGTTAATTGAATTATATGCAGATACAGTATCTGATTTGTTGTTTTATGATAAAGTTAATAATACTACTAAAAATCTTATTGAAGATTGGATCAGCAAAAATATTCTTGAAGAAGTGCAAGAAATCTTTGACAAAAAAGGCAAAAGTTATGAGCCTGCTGAAAAATTCAAGAGATCAGCAGATCTATTACTTGAAATTCTGAAATCTTCTGAAAAAAATATTATAAAAAGGTATAAAGAAGCATTTAATAGTAAAGCAAATGTCTCAAAAGCAAAAATTGAGGATTATTATGAAAAGCTTTCACTAAATAATACACTACTATTTCTAAATAATGATGATCATGTTAAAAAAACTGAAATTGATCATAAATTTTCAATATTAACTCATCATAAAAGTCTATTCATTCCAAATAATACTATTCCTAAATTAACTTTAGGGACTGTTGTAAGAAGCACTCTAAATACCAATAGTTATTACATTTGTATACAACAAAGATGTGATAGTGTACGAATAGCTAAAGGAAGTGAGCGTAAGTTTTTATTTATTCCTTTATCTGTTTCTGTAGAAAGATTTGATGTTTTAACTCCAGATAACATTAAATTAAAAAGAAATAAAGATTCTTTTTCAATACGAACAATCAAATTTATTTGTAGCAATGACTTTGGAGTAGTTAGCGCAGAGAAAGATAAAAATACTGGTGATTACATTTTTCAACAAAAGTACAATTCAAGTACTGATGAACATTTCACTTGGATATTTGATCTTAAAGATTTGCATTCTCAACGAATTATAACTCAATATTCATCACAACTTTCTAGAGTGGGATTAAATGATTCCGAATGGCATAGAATGCAGCTTAGTTGA
- a CDS encoding DUF6624 domain-containing protein, which produces MNKYYIISVLVVFLVSSCKKKANDYGVIKSRLEKVLIEDQKYRNPIYDPIKQNPIDAKNLTIVTHIIDSLGWLGKDKIGNDANLALFAVIQHANTLAVMEKYLPVMKEAAKKGDADKRQLAYLIDRVELANNRKQIYGTQYAVDEKGKVYFNDLLDSANVNSRRKSMNLYPIEDYIRKIDSSAGDRK; this is translated from the coding sequence ATGAATAAATACTATATTATTTCAGTGTTAGTTGTATTTCTAGTTTCTTCATGTAAAAAGAAGGCGAATGATTATGGGGTTATAAAAAGCCGTTTGGAAAAAGTTTTAATAGAAGATCAGAAATATAGAAACCCAATATACGATCCCATAAAACAGAATCCAATTGATGCAAAAAATCTGACCATCGTTACCCATATCATTGATAGCCTGGGTTGGTTAGGAAAAGATAAAATTGGGAATGATGCCAATCTGGCTTTGTTTGCGGTGATTCAACATGCCAATACATTGGCTGTGATGGAGAAGTATCTTCCTGTAATGAAAGAAGCCGCTAAAAAAGGAGATGCTGACAAAAGACAATTGGCTTATCTGATTGACAGAGTTGAATTAGCCAATAACAGAAAGCAAATTTATGGAACTCAATATGCAGTTGATGAAAAAGGAAAGGTTTATTTTAATGATCTGCTGGATTCTGCCAACGTGAATTCAAGAAGAAAATCGATGAATTTATATCCTATTGAAGACTATATCCGTAAAATTGACTCATCAGCGGGTGACAGAAAATAG